The Syngnathus typhle isolate RoL2023-S1 ecotype Sweden linkage group LG6, RoL_Styp_1.0, whole genome shotgun sequence genome has a window encoding:
- the arhgef12a gene encoding rho guanine nucleotide exchange factor 12 isoform X2, translated as MSDTQSSFTDRFPKKANRTSSILSKDHPPDKRPKSDKTSLSSNEFDPTEALVVQKSGSSSVLAEGKPESCGLVQRCVIIQKDENGFGLTVSGDNPVFVQLVKEDGAAMRAGVQTGDRIIKVNGTLVTHSNHIEVVKLIKSGSYVALTVLGRPPGLPQIPLSEAESEMLGVTISSPNSPATERPYSSHDRLSSTPQWAMKEEYGRNPSPKLLKDNQEAKKHIPQLQGQLFKATGATQEAAPGGDADDGSMFETEHTHAAGEQSADLSWSSTPISGFGLVSPESFCPSPKSTPRNSFNSCHSPETEDATDLDSLSPTTVSSPSSRIVSHIIGAEDDYFDSDQEQVYCNIAIHHICFSFYVLVHGFLLQTNGQCNRFTSIEQLKSRPAHLAAFMHHVISQFDPAPVLCYLYADLYKQTNSKETRRMFMDLHTFFIDRGAHLKVAVPESISADLDRRRTELIPEEINRQHVQTLQDSLLPDIQKNLEDFRQKRSMGLTVAEVELGRLDQERGRDRVTLERERSYAENIITKIEDILVTAQTTEEEKCTTMQYVIYTYMKHLGVRVKEPRSLESKRVRINFLPKIKKSIKTEKDGEEKVKKPRFPSILGPQRRPSRIEAASVGKALDGRPKPQKQLSQPILQPSEQTDAGRLRGSQSSEGPELTHPASVTTSSPNSTTFSSDASRDTDSSGTPTSGPSRLSDGLQSDPLDGLPYPASHFDLYSLDQLQEEDRETDRTHEGTPKAIRRLEGVGATDAQSEDDQGTDSEHDPLNWQQLVGREVLAGLRPLEIKRQEVINELFYTERAHVRMLRVLDHIFYQKLSKDAILPPADIKNIFTNLEEILQLHVSILEQMAAVRKRNESSVIDQIGDDLLSWFSGGEEEKIKQAVGTFCSNQPFALEIIKTKQKKDSRFISFIQEAQSNRLCRRLQLKDIIPVEMLRFTKYPLLLDNISKYTDDAVEKDKVKQAADCCRKILNHVNQAVKEAEDKQRLEDYQRRLDLSSLKQTDNPMILELKNLDLTKKTMVHEGPLSWKVNKDKTIELYTLLLEDILVLLQKQDERLILKCHSKNLAGTADTKHIFSPIIKLSTVLVRSVATDNKSFFVLSMSENGAQIYELMASTVSDQRTWQNLITQRAEAMKVKPHSVIPLPQTDGERDGVEIITAGVSRLSKDPDRTSTGSTQSTDKESSPAVRRVTPSPLPANNPFEAGKTEEEEDEEEGFVDPELPYRGTEDGSADSFNVFPSRADEALKTLSALKQVLVTQLMSQEAAERTKRSTGARLLRTTSLRTPVEKRVMVHNGSERNNSQTEDPTQDLGSGDTGFFDSPEDYAGFLVLEGYGGQGESSTDEEMSPAGKQLSASQGCAADSGINLRFSSASHAGSLSSFSRQVLSHLRNLQANLNHLKEVEAKYNNLRQRQGKSTTHSDGNKDKR; from the exons GTTTCCCAAGAAAGCAAACAG aaCCAGCAGCATTCTCAGCAAAGACCACCCGCCGGACAAGAGACCGAAAAGTGACAAAACCTCGCTTTCCTCCAATGAGTTTGACCCGACAG AAGCTCTGGTGGTGCAGAAGAGTGGCAGCAGCAGTGTGCTAGCAGAGGGGAAGCCTGAGTCCTGTG GTCTGGTCCAGCGATGCGTCATCATCCAGAAAGACGAAAATGGCTTTGGGCTCACAGTCAGTGGTGACAATCCGGTGTTTGTGCAGCTCGTCAAAGAAG ATGGTGCTGCAATGCGGGCAGGCGTTCAGACAGGAGACAGGATCATCAAG GTCAACGGAACCCTCGTAACACATTCAAACCACATTGAAGTGGTGAAGCTTATCAAAT CGGGCTcctatgtggccctcacagtcCTGGGTCGCCCTCCGGGGCTCCCCCAGATCCCCCTGTCTGAAGCCGAGTCTGAAATGCTTGGCGTGACTATTTCCTCCCCAAACTCGCCTGCGACAGAACGCCCGTACAGTTCTCACGACCGGCTCTCCTCCACACCTCAATGG GCGATGAAGGAAGAGTACGGCCGAAACCCCTCCCCAAAACTACTGAAAGACAACCAGGAAGCTAAGAAACACATTCCACAGCTGCAGGGTCAGCTCTTCAAGGCCACCGGCGCAACACAG GAGGCTGCTCCGGGTGGAGATGCAGATGATGGTAGCATGTTTGAAACTGAGCACACTCATGCGGCGGGAGAGCAAAGTGCTGACTTGTCCTGGAGCAGCACACCT ATTTCTGGGTTTGGACTCGTCTCTCCAGAGAGTTTTTGCCCGAGTCCAAAGAGCACACCCAGGAACAGCTTCAACTCCTGCCACTCCCCAGAAACAGAGGATGCCACTGATCTG GACTCTCTGTCTCCCACCACCGTCAGCAGTCCCTCCTCTCGTATCGTCTCGCATATCATTGGAGCTGAGGACGATTATTTTGATTCTGACCAAGAGCAGGTATATTGCAATATTGCCATTCATCACATTTGTTTCTCTTTTTACGTCCTTGTCCATGGTTTTCttttgcagacaaatggccAGTGTAACCGCTTTACCAGCATTGAGCAGCTCAAGTCTCGGCCCGCCCACCTCGCAGCCTTCATGCATCACGTCATATCTCAATTCGATCCGGCCCCGGTG CTGTGCTACCTCTATGCTGACTTGTACAAGCAGACCAACTCCAAAGAGACCAGACGGATGTTCATGGACCTCCATACCTTCTTTATTGATCGGGGAGCA CATTTGAAAGTGGCAGTTCCAGAATCCATTTCTGCTGATCTTG ATCGACGGCGGACAGAGTTGATCCCAGAGGAAATAAACAGACAACACGTTCAAACACTACAAGATTCTTTGCTCCCTGACATTCAGAAGAACCTTGAGGATTTCAG ACAAAAGCGCAGCATGGGCCTAACCGTCGCTGAAGTGGAGCTGGGCAGGCTGGACCAAGAGCGTGGACGAGATCGCGTCACCCTCGAGCGCGAACGCTCTTATGCTGAAAACATCATAACCAAGATTGAGGACATCCT GGTTACTGCTCAGACGACAGAAGAGGAGAAGTG CACTACAATGCAGTATGTCATTTATACATACATGAAGCACCTTGGTGTGAGGGTCAAGGAACCTCGCAGTCTGGAGTCAAAACGGGTCCGGATCAATTTTCTTCCTAAAATTAAG AAAAGCATTAAGACAGAAAAGGATGGTGAAGAGAAGGTGAAGAAGCCGAGGTTTCCCAGTATCCTCGGACCCCAGCGTCGGCCCAGCCGCATTGAAGCAGCGTCGG TGGGCAAAGCCCTTGACGGTCGACCCAAGCCTCAGAAGCAATTGTCTCAGCCTATTCTTCAGCCCAGCGAGCAAACGGATGCGGGGCGTTTAAGGGGGAGCCAATCCAGCGAGGGCCCCGAGCTCACACACCCCGCATCCGTCACCACCTCATCTCCAAACAGCACCACTTTCAGCTCCGATGCTAGCCGAGACACAGACTCAA gtggcacTCCAACTTCAGGCCCCAGCAGGCTGAGCGACGGTCTTCAGTCTGACCCCCTCGACGGGTTGCCATATCCTGCATCGCACTTTGACCTTTACAGCCTGGACCAACTCCAAGAGGAGGACAGAGAAACTGACAG AACCCACGAGGGAACACCAAAGGCCATCAGAAG GCTCGAGGGAGTGGGTGCTACCGATGCCCAGAGCGAGGACGACCAGGGAACAGACTCGGAACATGACCCGCTTAACTGGCAGCAGCTTGTCGGACGTGAGGTTCTGGCGGGTCTCAGGCCTCTTGAAATCAAGAGACAGGAAGTTATCAATG AGCTATTTTACACGGAGCGTGCACACGTGCGAATGCTGAGAGTTTTGGATCACATCTTCTACCAGAAGCTTTCAAAAGATGCTATCCTACCTCCTGCCGACATCAAAAACATCTTCACCAACTTGGAGGAGATTCTACAACTGCATG TTTCCATTTTGGAGCAGATGGCAGCAGTGCGAAAGCGCAACGAGTCATCGGTCATTGATCAGATAGGAGATGACTTGCTCTCCTGG TTCAGTGGTGGAGAGGAGGAGAAGATCAAACAGGCCGTGGGGACATTCTGCAGCAATCAGCCTTTTGCTCTGGAGATCATCAAGACCAAGCAGAAGAAAGACTCGCGCTTCATTTCGTTCATCCAG GAGGCGCAAAGTAACCGATTGTGCCGGCGACTGCAGCTGAAGGACATTATTCCGGTCGAGATGCTGAGGTTCACCAAGTACCCCTTGCTGCTGGACAATATCTCCAAGTACACTG ACGATGCAGTGGAGAAGGACAAAGTTAAGCAGGCAGCCGACTGCTGTCGAAAGATCCTCAATCATGTCAACCAGGCTGTAAAGGAAGCAGAAGATaagcag AGGCTAGAAGACTATCAGAGAAGACTGGACCTGTCGTCTCTTAAGCAGACGGACAACCCTATGATCCTGGAGTTAAAG AACCTTGACCTCACCAAGAAAACCATGGTGCACGAAGGGCCGCTGTCATGGAAAGTGAACAAGGACAAGACGATTG AACTGTACACTCTCCTGTTGGAGGACATCCTGGTCCTTCTCCAGAAACAAGACGAGCGTCTCATCCTCAAGTGTCACAGCAAGAACCTGGCGGGCACCGCCGACACCAAGCACATCTTTAGCCCCATTATTAAGCTCAGCACTGTGCTGGTGCGCTCTGTGGCTACAG ACAACAAGTCCTTCTTCGTGCTCTCCATGTCTGAGAACGGTGCACAGATCTATGAACTGATGGCCTCCACAGTTTCGGATCAGAGAAC TTGGCAGAATTTGATCACGCAAAGAGCCGAAGCCATGAAGGTCAAACCCCACAGTGTCATACCTTTACCTCAGACAGA TGGAGAGCGAGATGGTGTGGAGATCATCACAGCTGGCGTCTCCAGACTGAGTAAAGACCCAGACCGCACATCCACTGGCAGCACTCAGTCCACAG ATAAAGAAAGTAGTCCGGCTGTGAGGCGTGTGACTCCGAGCCCTCTTCCCGCTAACAATCCTTTTGAGGCGGGGAAaacggaggaagaggaggatgaggaggaaggtTTTGTGGACCCGGAGCTTCCGTACCGAGGGACTGAAGACGGCAGCGCAGACTCCTTTAATGTGTTTCCCTCGAGAGCAGATGAAGCACTTAAAACAT TGTCAGCGCTGAAGCAGGTGTTGGTGACGCAGCTCATGTCGCAGGAAGCTGCAGAGCGGACCAAGCGCTCCACAGGAGCGCGTCTCCTCAGGACCACCTCGCTGAGGACGCCTGTAGAGAAACGCGTGATGGTCCACAACGGCTCGGAGAGGAACAACTCCCAGACCGAAGACCCCACGCAAGACTTGGGTTCCGGTGACACGGGCTTCTTTGACTCACCCGAAGATTATG CAGGATTTTTAGTCCTGGAAGGATATGGCGGACAAGGGGAGAGCAGCACCGACGAGGAGATGTCACCCGCCGGGAAGCAGCTGAGCGCATCGCAAGGCTGCGCCGCCGACTCGGGCATCAATCTGAGGTTCTCGTCGGCGTCGCACGCCGGCAGCCTCTCATCTTTTAGCAGACAAGTCCTGTCTCACCTGCGCAACCTTCAGGCTAACCTCAACCATCTGAAG GAGGTTGAAGCCAAGTACAATAATCTTCGTCAGAGGCAGGGGAAGTCAACCACACACTCGGATGGAAACAAAG ATAAGAGATAG
- the arhgef12a gene encoding rho guanine nucleotide exchange factor 12 isoform X5 has protein sequence MSDTQSSFTDRFPKKANRTSSILSKDHPPDKRPKSDKTSLSSNEFDPTGLVQRCVIIQKDENGFGLTVSGDNPVFVQLVKEDGAAMRAGVQTGDRIIKVNGTLVTHSNHIEVVKLIKSGSYVALTVLGRPPGLPQIPLSEAESEMLGVTISSPNSPATERPYSSHDRLSSTPQWAMKEEYGRNPSPKLLKDNQEAKKHIPQLQGQLFKATGATQEAAPGGDADDGSMFETEHTHAAGEQSADLSWSSTPISGFGLVSPESFCPSPKSTPRNSFNSCHSPETEDATDLDSLSPTTVSSPSSRIVSHIIGAEDDYFDSDQEQTNGQCNRFTSIEQLKSRPAHLAAFMHHVISQFDPAPVLCYLYADLYKQTNSKETRRMFMDLHTFFIDRGAHLKVAVPESISADLDRRRTELIPEEINRQHVQTLQDSLLPDIQKNLEDFRQKRSMGLTVAEVELGRLDQERGRDRVTLERERSYAENIITKIEDILVTAQTTEEEKCTTMQYVIYTYMKHLGVRVKEPRSLESKRVRINFLPKIKKSIKTEKDGEEKVKKPRFPSILGPQRRPSRIEAASVGKALDGRPKPQKQLSQPILQPSEQTDAGRLRGSQSSEGPELTHPASVTTSSPNSTTFSSDASRDTDSSGTPTSGPSRLSDGLQSDPLDGLPYPASHFDLYSLDQLQEEDRETDRTHEGTPKAIRRLEGVGATDAQSEDDQGTDSEHDPLNWQQLVGREVLAGLRPLEIKRQEVINELFYTERAHVRMLRVLDHIFYQKLSKDAILPPADIKNIFTNLEEILQLHVSILEQMAAVRKRNESSVIDQIGDDLLSWFSGGEEEKIKQAVGTFCSNQPFALEIIKTKQKKDSRFISFIQEAQSNRLCRRLQLKDIIPVEMLRFTKYPLLLDNISKYTDDAVEKDKVKQAADCCRKILNHVNQAVKEAEDKQRLEDYQRRLDLSSLKQTDNPMILELKNLDLTKKTMVHEGPLSWKVNKDKTIELYTLLLEDILVLLQKQDERLILKCHSKNLAGTADTKHIFSPIIKLSTVLVRSVATDNKSFFVLSMSENGAQIYELMASTVSDQRTWQNLITQRAEAMKVKPHSVIPLPQTDGERDGVEIITAGVSRLSKDPDRTSTGSTQSTDKESSPAVRRVTPSPLPANNPFEAGKTEEEEDEEEGFVDPELPYRGTEDGSADSFNVFPSRADEALKTLSALKQVLVTQLMSQEAAERTKRSTGARLLRTTSLRTPVEKRVMVHNGSERNNSQTEDPTQDLGSGDTGFFDSPEDYAGFLVLEGYGGQGESSTDEEMSPAGKQLSASQGCAADSGINLRFSSASHAGSLSSFSRQVLSHLRNLQANLNHLKEVEAKYNNLRQRQGKSTTHSDGNKGILAVILRTLRTF, from the exons GTTTCCCAAGAAAGCAAACAG aaCCAGCAGCATTCTCAGCAAAGACCACCCGCCGGACAAGAGACCGAAAAGTGACAAAACCTCGCTTTCCTCCAATGAGTTTGACCCGACAG GTCTGGTCCAGCGATGCGTCATCATCCAGAAAGACGAAAATGGCTTTGGGCTCACAGTCAGTGGTGACAATCCGGTGTTTGTGCAGCTCGTCAAAGAAG ATGGTGCTGCAATGCGGGCAGGCGTTCAGACAGGAGACAGGATCATCAAG GTCAACGGAACCCTCGTAACACATTCAAACCACATTGAAGTGGTGAAGCTTATCAAAT CGGGCTcctatgtggccctcacagtcCTGGGTCGCCCTCCGGGGCTCCCCCAGATCCCCCTGTCTGAAGCCGAGTCTGAAATGCTTGGCGTGACTATTTCCTCCCCAAACTCGCCTGCGACAGAACGCCCGTACAGTTCTCACGACCGGCTCTCCTCCACACCTCAATGG GCGATGAAGGAAGAGTACGGCCGAAACCCCTCCCCAAAACTACTGAAAGACAACCAGGAAGCTAAGAAACACATTCCACAGCTGCAGGGTCAGCTCTTCAAGGCCACCGGCGCAACACAG GAGGCTGCTCCGGGTGGAGATGCAGATGATGGTAGCATGTTTGAAACTGAGCACACTCATGCGGCGGGAGAGCAAAGTGCTGACTTGTCCTGGAGCAGCACACCT ATTTCTGGGTTTGGACTCGTCTCTCCAGAGAGTTTTTGCCCGAGTCCAAAGAGCACACCCAGGAACAGCTTCAACTCCTGCCACTCCCCAGAAACAGAGGATGCCACTGATCTG GACTCTCTGTCTCCCACCACCGTCAGCAGTCCCTCCTCTCGTATCGTCTCGCATATCATTGGAGCTGAGGACGATTATTTTGATTCTGACCAAGAGCAG acaaatggccAGTGTAACCGCTTTACCAGCATTGAGCAGCTCAAGTCTCGGCCCGCCCACCTCGCAGCCTTCATGCATCACGTCATATCTCAATTCGATCCGGCCCCGGTG CTGTGCTACCTCTATGCTGACTTGTACAAGCAGACCAACTCCAAAGAGACCAGACGGATGTTCATGGACCTCCATACCTTCTTTATTGATCGGGGAGCA CATTTGAAAGTGGCAGTTCCAGAATCCATTTCTGCTGATCTTG ATCGACGGCGGACAGAGTTGATCCCAGAGGAAATAAACAGACAACACGTTCAAACACTACAAGATTCTTTGCTCCCTGACATTCAGAAGAACCTTGAGGATTTCAG ACAAAAGCGCAGCATGGGCCTAACCGTCGCTGAAGTGGAGCTGGGCAGGCTGGACCAAGAGCGTGGACGAGATCGCGTCACCCTCGAGCGCGAACGCTCTTATGCTGAAAACATCATAACCAAGATTGAGGACATCCT GGTTACTGCTCAGACGACAGAAGAGGAGAAGTG CACTACAATGCAGTATGTCATTTATACATACATGAAGCACCTTGGTGTGAGGGTCAAGGAACCTCGCAGTCTGGAGTCAAAACGGGTCCGGATCAATTTTCTTCCTAAAATTAAG AAAAGCATTAAGACAGAAAAGGATGGTGAAGAGAAGGTGAAGAAGCCGAGGTTTCCCAGTATCCTCGGACCCCAGCGTCGGCCCAGCCGCATTGAAGCAGCGTCGG TGGGCAAAGCCCTTGACGGTCGACCCAAGCCTCAGAAGCAATTGTCTCAGCCTATTCTTCAGCCCAGCGAGCAAACGGATGCGGGGCGTTTAAGGGGGAGCCAATCCAGCGAGGGCCCCGAGCTCACACACCCCGCATCCGTCACCACCTCATCTCCAAACAGCACCACTTTCAGCTCCGATGCTAGCCGAGACACAGACTCAA gtggcacTCCAACTTCAGGCCCCAGCAGGCTGAGCGACGGTCTTCAGTCTGACCCCCTCGACGGGTTGCCATATCCTGCATCGCACTTTGACCTTTACAGCCTGGACCAACTCCAAGAGGAGGACAGAGAAACTGACAG AACCCACGAGGGAACACCAAAGGCCATCAGAAG GCTCGAGGGAGTGGGTGCTACCGATGCCCAGAGCGAGGACGACCAGGGAACAGACTCGGAACATGACCCGCTTAACTGGCAGCAGCTTGTCGGACGTGAGGTTCTGGCGGGTCTCAGGCCTCTTGAAATCAAGAGACAGGAAGTTATCAATG AGCTATTTTACACGGAGCGTGCACACGTGCGAATGCTGAGAGTTTTGGATCACATCTTCTACCAGAAGCTTTCAAAAGATGCTATCCTACCTCCTGCCGACATCAAAAACATCTTCACCAACTTGGAGGAGATTCTACAACTGCATG TTTCCATTTTGGAGCAGATGGCAGCAGTGCGAAAGCGCAACGAGTCATCGGTCATTGATCAGATAGGAGATGACTTGCTCTCCTGG TTCAGTGGTGGAGAGGAGGAGAAGATCAAACAGGCCGTGGGGACATTCTGCAGCAATCAGCCTTTTGCTCTGGAGATCATCAAGACCAAGCAGAAGAAAGACTCGCGCTTCATTTCGTTCATCCAG GAGGCGCAAAGTAACCGATTGTGCCGGCGACTGCAGCTGAAGGACATTATTCCGGTCGAGATGCTGAGGTTCACCAAGTACCCCTTGCTGCTGGACAATATCTCCAAGTACACTG ACGATGCAGTGGAGAAGGACAAAGTTAAGCAGGCAGCCGACTGCTGTCGAAAGATCCTCAATCATGTCAACCAGGCTGTAAAGGAAGCAGAAGATaagcag AGGCTAGAAGACTATCAGAGAAGACTGGACCTGTCGTCTCTTAAGCAGACGGACAACCCTATGATCCTGGAGTTAAAG AACCTTGACCTCACCAAGAAAACCATGGTGCACGAAGGGCCGCTGTCATGGAAAGTGAACAAGGACAAGACGATTG AACTGTACACTCTCCTGTTGGAGGACATCCTGGTCCTTCTCCAGAAACAAGACGAGCGTCTCATCCTCAAGTGTCACAGCAAGAACCTGGCGGGCACCGCCGACACCAAGCACATCTTTAGCCCCATTATTAAGCTCAGCACTGTGCTGGTGCGCTCTGTGGCTACAG ACAACAAGTCCTTCTTCGTGCTCTCCATGTCTGAGAACGGTGCACAGATCTATGAACTGATGGCCTCCACAGTTTCGGATCAGAGAAC TTGGCAGAATTTGATCACGCAAAGAGCCGAAGCCATGAAGGTCAAACCCCACAGTGTCATACCTTTACCTCAGACAGA TGGAGAGCGAGATGGTGTGGAGATCATCACAGCTGGCGTCTCCAGACTGAGTAAAGACCCAGACCGCACATCCACTGGCAGCACTCAGTCCACAG ATAAAGAAAGTAGTCCGGCTGTGAGGCGTGTGACTCCGAGCCCTCTTCCCGCTAACAATCCTTTTGAGGCGGGGAAaacggaggaagaggaggatgaggaggaaggtTTTGTGGACCCGGAGCTTCCGTACCGAGGGACTGAAGACGGCAGCGCAGACTCCTTTAATGTGTTTCCCTCGAGAGCAGATGAAGCACTTAAAACAT TGTCAGCGCTGAAGCAGGTGTTGGTGACGCAGCTCATGTCGCAGGAAGCTGCAGAGCGGACCAAGCGCTCCACAGGAGCGCGTCTCCTCAGGACCACCTCGCTGAGGACGCCTGTAGAGAAACGCGTGATGGTCCACAACGGCTCGGAGAGGAACAACTCCCAGACCGAAGACCCCACGCAAGACTTGGGTTCCGGTGACACGGGCTTCTTTGACTCACCCGAAGATTATG CAGGATTTTTAGTCCTGGAAGGATATGGCGGACAAGGGGAGAGCAGCACCGACGAGGAGATGTCACCCGCCGGGAAGCAGCTGAGCGCATCGCAAGGCTGCGCCGCCGACTCGGGCATCAATCTGAGGTTCTCGTCGGCGTCGCACGCCGGCAGCCTCTCATCTTTTAGCAGACAAGTCCTGTCTCACCTGCGCAACCTTCAGGCTAACCTCAACCATCTGAAG GAGGTTGAAGCCAAGTACAATAATCTTCGTCAGAGGCAGGGGAAGTCAACCACACACTCGGATGGAAACAAAGGTATATTGGCTGTCATactgagaactttgaggacattttga